In one Mesorhizobium australicum genomic region, the following are encoded:
- the fumC gene encoding class II fumarate hydratase: protein MSKTRTETDTFGPIEVQADRYWGAQAQRSLGNFKIGWEKQPMSVVRALGIVKRAAAEANMELKRLDPAIGKAIVDAAQEVIDGKLNEHFPLVVWQTGSGTQSNMNANEVISNRAIEMLGGQMGSKKPVHPNDHVNMSQSSNDTYPTAMHVACAERIVHDLIPALKHLHKALDKKSKKFAKIVKIGRTHTQDATPLTLGQEFGGYAAQVASSIRRIEATLPGLYELAQGGTAVGTGLNAPIGFDEKVAKRIAKITKLPFVTAPNKFEALAAHDAMVFSHGAINATAAALFKIANDIRFLGSGPRAGLGELSLPENEPGSSIMPGKVNPTQCEALTQVCVHVFGNHAAVTFAGSQGHFELNVFNPVMAYNFLQSVQLISDAAVSFTDNCVVGIEAREDNIREGVNRSLMLVTALAPTIGYDNAAKIAKTAHKNGTTLREEALKTGLVSAADYDRIVRPELMISPG, encoded by the coding sequence TTGTCCAAGACCCGCACCGAGACCGATACATTCGGACCCATCGAGGTCCAGGCGGACCGATACTGGGGCGCGCAGGCGCAGCGGTCGCTCGGCAACTTCAAAATCGGCTGGGAAAAGCAGCCGATGTCGGTCGTGCGCGCGCTCGGCATCGTCAAGCGCGCTGCGGCAGAGGCGAACATGGAGCTGAAGCGGCTCGACCCCGCCATCGGCAAGGCGATCGTCGACGCGGCGCAGGAGGTGATTGACGGCAAGCTCAACGAACACTTCCCGCTCGTCGTCTGGCAGACCGGCTCGGGCACCCAGTCGAACATGAATGCCAACGAGGTGATCTCGAACCGCGCGATCGAGATGCTGGGCGGGCAGATGGGCTCCAAGAAACCGGTCCATCCCAACGACCACGTCAACATGAGCCAGTCGTCCAACGACACCTATCCGACGGCCATGCACGTCGCCTGCGCGGAGCGGATCGTCCACGACCTGATCCCCGCGCTCAAGCACCTGCACAAGGCGCTCGACAAGAAGTCGAAGAAGTTCGCCAAGATCGTCAAGATCGGCCGCACCCACACGCAGGACGCGACCCCGCTGACGCTGGGCCAGGAGTTCGGCGGCTATGCCGCGCAGGTCGCCTCCTCGATCCGCCGCATCGAGGCGACGCTGCCCGGCCTCTACGAACTCGCCCAGGGCGGCACCGCCGTCGGCACCGGCCTCAACGCGCCGATCGGCTTCGACGAGAAGGTGGCCAAGCGGATCGCCAAGATCACCAAGCTGCCCTTCGTCACCGCGCCCAACAAGTTCGAGGCGCTCGCCGCGCACGATGCGATGGTCTTCTCGCACGGCGCCATCAACGCCACCGCGGCGGCGCTGTTCAAGATCGCCAACGATATCCGCTTTCTCGGCTCCGGCCCGCGCGCGGGCCTCGGCGAACTGTCGCTGCCGGAGAACGAGCCCGGTTCGTCGATCATGCCGGGCAAGGTCAACCCGACGCAGTGCGAGGCGCTGACGCAGGTCTGCGTGCACGTCTTCGGCAACCACGCCGCCGTCACCTTCGCCGGCAGCCAGGGCCATTTCGAGCTGAACGTCTTCAACCCGGTGATGGCCTACAACTTCCTCCAGTCGGTGCAGCTCATCTCCGACGCCGCGGTCTCCTTCACCGACAATTGCGTGGTCGGCATCGAGGCGCGGGAGGATAACATTCGCGAGGGCGTCAACCGCTCGCTGATGCTGGTCACCGCGCTCGCACCGACGATCGGCTACGACAATGCCGCCAAGATCGCCAAGACCGCGCACAAGAACGGGACGACGCTGCGCGAAGAGGCCCTGAAGACCGGCCTCGTTTCGGCCGCCGACTACGACCGGATCGTACGGCCGGAGCTGATGATCAGCCCCGGCTGA
- a CDS encoding GGDEF domain-containing protein produces MTMRQMGVIGLPRNYEIFYEICTGSNDALCDDVRALGPMPTQDQLDGIGRKYFAGTNGRNVLEEARDQVATKIEEVMSLLRRERSSLEKYGSILGKTSGGLNSQITQDILLRIVGIMSAATESTLEQGRQIETSIIDKSAELEKVKVTLEEYKKLADTDPLTQIWNRRAFDRAVASIYDTEKGRMFSALIIADIDRFKDFNDRHGHPVGDRILQIVADIISSNVQPGMFVARTGGEEFAIIGEGMSEEGISRVAEAIRTAIEAAPFVSTDTGMSYGPVTISLGICMASEAAGPEDLYIKADRALYASKVSGRNQITRHSSLVDGKARKNWFIYRKD; encoded by the coding sequence ATGACGATGCGTCAGATGGGCGTGATCGGCCTGCCACGCAACTACGAGATCTTTTACGAGATCTGCACCGGCAGCAACGATGCACTGTGCGACGACGTCCGTGCGCTCGGTCCGATGCCGACGCAGGACCAGCTGGACGGCATCGGGCGGAAGTATTTCGCCGGCACCAACGGCCGGAACGTGTTGGAAGAGGCGCGTGACCAGGTTGCGACGAAAATCGAAGAGGTGATGTCGCTGTTGCGGCGCGAGCGCTCCTCGCTCGAAAAATACGGCAGCATCCTCGGCAAGACCTCCGGCGGGCTGAACAGCCAGATCACGCAGGACATTCTCTTGCGGATCGTCGGCATCATGTCGGCCGCCACAGAAAGCACGCTGGAGCAGGGCCGCCAGATCGAGACGTCGATCATCGACAAGTCGGCAGAGCTCGAAAAGGTCAAGGTCACGCTTGAGGAATACAAGAAACTTGCCGACACCGACCCGCTGACGCAGATCTGGAACCGTCGCGCCTTCGACCGCGCCGTCGCGTCGATCTACGACACCGAGAAGGGCCGCATGTTCAGCGCCCTCATCATCGCCGACATCGACCGCTTCAAGGATTTCAACGACCGCCACGGCCATCCCGTCGGCGACCGCATCCTGCAGATTGTCGCCGACATCATCAGCTCGAATGTCCAGCCCGGCATGTTCGTGGCGCGCACCGGCGGCGAGGAGTTCGCCATCATCGGCGAGGGCATGAGCGAGGAAGGCATCTCGCGGGTGGCCGAGGCGATCCGCACCGCGATCGAGGCTGCTCCCTTTGTCAGCACCGACACCGGAATGAGCTACGGCCCGGTGACGATCTCGCTCGGCATCTGCATGGCCTCGGAGGCCGCCGGCCCCGAAGATCTCTACATCAAGGCCGATCGCGCGCTCTATGCCTCGAAGGTCAGCGGCCGCAACCAGATCACGCGCCACTCGTCCCTCGTGGACGGCAAGGCACGCAAGAACTGGTTCATCTACCGCAAGGACTAG
- a CDS encoding CsbD family protein → MVNKDQVKGAAKQATGAVKEAVGKATGNRSTEAKGKAEKTAGKVQKGFGDVKEKVKKAL, encoded by the coding sequence ATGGTGAATAAGGATCAGGTCAAGGGCGCCGCCAAGCAGGCCACGGGCGCAGTCAAGGAAGCGGTGGGCAAAGCCACCGGCAACCGAAGCACCGAAGCCAAGGGCAAGGCGGAGAAGACAGCCGGAAAGGTCCAGAAAGGGTTCGGCGACGTGAAGGAAAAGGTCAAGAAGGCTCTCTGA
- a CDS encoding GNAT family N-acetyltransferase gives MTDFAITEFGRDDVAANIEALGEMMHACVHAGASIGYILPYSPADGADFWARKVMPRLDGGNLLLLVARAHKRIAGAVQLDYDTPPNQPHRAEVRKLMVHPDFRRRGLARLLMLRVEEKARALGRHLLTLDTRTGDHAEPLYASIGYRTSGVIPGYCLDPRGREFDSTTIMYKPI, from the coding sequence ATGACGGACTTCGCCATCACCGAATTTGGACGCGACGACGTCGCTGCGAACATCGAGGCGCTGGGCGAGATGATGCATGCCTGCGTCCACGCTGGCGCGAGCATCGGCTACATCCTTCCCTATTCGCCCGCCGACGGGGCGGACTTCTGGGCGAGGAAGGTGATGCCCCGGCTTGATGGCGGCAACCTGCTCCTGCTTGTCGCAAGGGCGCATAAACGCATCGCGGGCGCAGTGCAGCTCGACTACGACACACCGCCCAACCAGCCGCACCGGGCGGAAGTGCGCAAGCTGATGGTACATCCTGACTTCCGTCGCCGCGGCCTGGCGCGGCTGCTGATGCTGCGAGTCGAAGAGAAGGCACGCGCGCTCGGCCGCCATCTGCTCACGCTCGACACGCGCACGGGCGATCATGCCGAACCGCTGTATGCATCGATCGGCTACCGCACCAGCGGCGTAATACCCGGCTACTGCCTCGATCCGCGAGGGCGGGAATTCGATTCGACGACGATTATGTACAAGCCGATCTGA
- a CDS encoding helix-turn-helix domain-containing protein has product MESLSLHDDAFARQVADRLKSLRTKRGWSLDELATRSGVSRATLSRMENAEVSPTAQALGRLCAAYGLTMSRLMRMVEERFEPLVKTGSQPVWEDRSAGFTRRSLSPPAATLAGEVLECELRAGTRIDYPLPPRPGLEHHLVLREGALSLTIEGRRHDLVPGDCLRYQLHGESRFETPVDMGAKYLLFIV; this is encoded by the coding sequence ATGGAATCTCTTTCTCTCCATGACGACGCATTTGCCCGACAGGTCGCCGATCGACTGAAATCGCTGCGCACGAAGCGCGGGTGGTCGCTGGACGAACTCGCCACCCGGAGCGGAGTGAGCCGGGCCACCTTGTCGCGCATGGAGAATGCCGAGGTCAGCCCGACCGCTCAAGCGCTGGGACGCCTGTGCGCCGCTTACGGACTGACGATGTCGCGGCTGATGCGAATGGTCGAGGAGCGGTTCGAGCCGCTGGTCAAAACCGGCTCGCAGCCGGTCTGGGAAGACAGGTCCGCCGGCTTCACCCGCCGCTCGCTGTCGCCTCCCGCCGCGACGCTCGCAGGCGAAGTGCTGGAATGCGAACTGCGGGCCGGCACGCGCATCGACTATCCCTTGCCGCCGCGGCCAGGCCTCGAACACCATCTCGTGCTGCGGGAGGGCGCGCTTTCACTCACGATCGAAGGCAGGCGCCACGACCTCGTGCCCGGAGACTGCCTGCGCTACCAGCTCCACGGCGAGAGCCGGTTCGAGACGCCGGTCGACATGGGCGCGAAATACCTCCTCTTCATCGTGTGA
- the groL gene encoding chaperonin GroEL (60 kDa chaperone family; promotes refolding of misfolded polypeptides especially under stressful conditions; forms two stacked rings of heptamers to form a barrel-shaped 14mer; ends can be capped by GroES; misfolded proteins enter the barrel where they are refolded when GroES binds): protein MAAKDVKFSRDARERMLRGVNILADAVKVTLGPKGRNVVIDKSFGAPRITKDGVTVAKEIELEDKFENMGAQMVREVASKTNDIAGDGTTTATVLAQAIVQEGHKAVAAGMNPMDLKRGIDLAVAEVVAALAKATKKIKTSEEVAQVGTISANGEKEIGEMIAQAMQKVGNEGVITVEEAKTAETELEVVEGMQFDRGYLSPYFITNPDKMVAELEDAYILLHEKKLSNLQAMLPVLEAVVQTSKPLLIISEDVEGEALATLVVNKLRGGLKIAAVKAPGFGDRRKAMLEDIAILTGGQVISEDLGIKLENVTLNMLGRAKKVRIEKENTTIVDGAGKKAEINGRVAQIKQQIEETTSDYDREKLQERLAKLAGGVAVIRVGGATEVEVKEKKDRVDDALNATRAAVEEGIVPGGGTALLRASAALKSKGINADQEAGINIVRRALQAPARQIATNAGAEASIVAGKILDNKSATFGYNAATGEYGDMIQLGIVDPTKVVRTALQDAASVAGLLVTTEAMIAEAPKKDAPMPAMPGGGMGGMGGMDF from the coding sequence ATGGCAGCCAAAGACGTAAAGTTTTCCCGTGATGCCCGCGAGCGCATGCTCCGCGGCGTCAACATCCTCGCCGACGCGGTGAAGGTCACGCTGGGCCCGAAGGGCCGCAACGTCGTGATCGACAAGTCGTTCGGCGCTCCGCGCATCACCAAGGACGGCGTCACCGTCGCCAAGGAGATCGAGCTGGAGGACAAGTTCGAGAACATGGGCGCCCAGATGGTGCGCGAAGTGGCCTCGAAGACCAACGACATCGCCGGTGACGGCACCACGACCGCCACGGTTCTCGCCCAGGCGATCGTCCAGGAAGGCCACAAGGCGGTTGCCGCCGGCATGAACCCGATGGACCTGAAGCGCGGTATCGATCTCGCCGTCGCCGAGGTCGTCGCGGCGCTCGCCAAGGCCACCAAGAAGATCAAGACCTCGGAAGAGGTTGCGCAGGTCGGCACCATCTCCGCCAACGGCGAGAAGGAGATCGGCGAGATGATCGCCCAGGCCATGCAGAAGGTCGGCAATGAGGGCGTGATCACGGTCGAGGAAGCCAAGACCGCCGAGACCGAGCTCGAGGTCGTCGAAGGCATGCAGTTCGACCGCGGCTACCTGTCGCCCTACTTCATCACCAACCCCGACAAGATGGTCGCCGAGCTCGAGGATGCCTACATCCTCCTGCACGAGAAGAAGCTGTCGAACCTCCAGGCGATGCTCCCGGTCCTCGAGGCCGTGGTGCAGACCTCCAAGCCGCTCCTCATCATCTCCGAGGACGTCGAGGGCGAGGCTCTGGCCACGCTGGTCGTCAACAAGCTGCGTGGCGGCCTGAAGATCGCCGCCGTCAAGGCTCCGGGCTTCGGTGACCGCCGAAAGGCCATGCTCGAGGACATCGCGATCCTCACCGGCGGCCAGGTCATCTCCGAAGACCTCGGCATCAAGCTCGAGAACGTGACGCTCAACATGCTCGGCCGCGCCAAGAAGGTGCGCATCGAGAAGGAGAACACCACGATCGTCGACGGCGCCGGCAAGAAGGCCGAGATCAACGGCCGCGTCGCCCAGATCAAGCAGCAGATCGAGGAGACCACCTCGGACTACGATCGTGAGAAGCTCCAGGAGCGTCTCGCCAAGCTCGCAGGCGGCGTCGCGGTGATCCGCGTCGGCGGCGCGACCGAGGTCGAGGTCAAGGAAAAGAAGGACCGCGTTGACGACGCGCTGAACGCCACCCGCGCTGCGGTGGAAGAAGGCATCGTCCCCGGCGGCGGCACGGCTCTGCTGCGCGCTTCGGCCGCTCTGAAGTCGAAGGGCATCAATGCCGACCAGGAAGCCGGCATCAACATCGTTCGTCGCGCCCTGCAGGCTCCGGCCCGCCAGATCGCAACCAACGCCGGTGCCGAGGCCTCGATCGTCGCGGGCAAGATCCTCGACAACAAGTCGGCCACCTTCGGCTACAACGCTGCCACCGGCGAGTATGGCGACATGATCCAGCTCGGCATCGTCGACCCGACGAAGGTCGTCCGCACGGCCCTGCAGGACGCCGCTTCGGTCGCCGGCCTGCTGGTCACCACTGAGGCCATGATCGCCGAGGCTCCGAAGAAGGACGCCCCGATGCCCGCAATGCCGGGCGGCGGCATGGGCGGCATGGGCGGCATGGACTTCTAA
- the groES gene encoding co-chaperone GroES: MAKSKFRPLHDRVVVRRVESEEKTKGGIIIPDTAKEKPQEGEIVAVGSGARDESGKLVPLDVKAGDRVLFGKWSGTEVKLNGEDLLIMKESDIMGIIG; this comes from the coding sequence ATGGCAAAGTCGAAGTTCCGGCCGCTGCACGACCGCGTTGTCGTCCGCCGGGTCGAATCCGAGGAGAAGACCAAGGGCGGGATCATCATCCCCGATACCGCCAAGGAGAAGCCGCAGGAAGGCGAAATCGTCGCTGTCGGCTCCGGCGCCCGCGATGAAAGCGGCAAGCTCGTTCCGCTGGACGTCAAGGCGGGTGACCGCGTGCTGTTCGGCAAGTGGTCCGGCACCGAAGTGAAGCTCAATGGCGAAGACCTTCTGATCATGAAGGAATCCGACATCATGGGCATCATCGGCTGA
- a CDS encoding DUF2189 domain-containing protein yields MTDFHVYAGAEHSIDRPHVRRISLNDIREALRKGLDDFRDKPSHVVFIALIYPIVGVVLARWSSGEDTLQLLYPLMSGFALIGPFAALGLYEISRRRELGLDTSWRHALGVVRSPSIPGIAAVGLMLVALFLAWLLTADAIYKAIYVGGRPASIPALLADVLGTQRGWMLIVVGNVVGFLFAAAALVLTLVAFPMMLDRDCGAVAAIETSVRAALANPVPVAAWGLVVAAGLLLGSLPLFAGLAVVMPILGHATWHLYRALVAPGRGR; encoded by the coding sequence ATGACCGACTTCCACGTCTACGCCGGCGCCGAGCATTCGATCGACCGCCCGCATGTTCGCAGGATCTCGCTGAACGATATCCGCGAGGCGCTGCGCAAGGGGCTCGACGATTTCCGGGACAAGCCGTCCCATGTCGTGTTCATCGCGCTGATCTATCCGATCGTCGGTGTCGTGCTTGCCCGATGGAGTTCAGGCGAAGACACGCTGCAGCTGCTCTATCCGCTGATGTCGGGCTTCGCGCTGATCGGCCCGTTCGCAGCGCTCGGCCTCTACGAGATCAGCCGCCGCCGCGAACTTGGCCTCGACACGTCCTGGCGTCACGCGCTCGGCGTCGTCCGTTCGCCCTCCATCCCCGGCATCGCGGCGGTTGGGCTGATGCTCGTCGCGCTGTTCCTGGCGTGGCTGCTCACGGCGGATGCCATCTACAAGGCGATCTATGTCGGCGGCAGGCCGGCGAGCATCCCGGCGCTGCTGGCCGATGTGCTCGGCACGCAACGCGGCTGGATGCTGATCGTCGTCGGCAACGTCGTTGGCTTCCTCTTCGCGGCGGCCGCGCTGGTTCTGACGCTGGTCGCCTTTCCGATGATGCTCGATCGCGATTGCGGCGCGGTGGCGGCAATAGAGACGTCGGTGCGCGCAGCTCTCGCGAATCCGGTCCCGGTCGCGGCCTGGGGCCTCGTCGTGGCCGCAGGGCTGCTGCTCGGCTCGCTGCCGCTCTTCGCCGGCCTGGCGGTCGTCATGCCGATCCTCGGCCATGCGACATGGCACCTCTACCGGGCGCTTGTCGCGCCAGGCCGGGGGAGATGA
- a CDS encoding TadE/TadG family type IV pilus assembly protein, with the protein MIRHFRRNESGQFAMMTAILSVPLLGGLAFAVDFTEMNRQRVDVLNALDAAGIATARQAITGATDAQLIDYAGDFFEANLNAVDPADTTLSVILPQNNTGGGTLKMSATLTYRPYFFAAFTNLVHHVTGASTEINFTEHTEIKLKNTLEVALVLDNSGSMDFVGTGSGQKRIDLLKAAAKQLVDTISAQAAQMKQVDKPVQFSLVPFAASVNVGASHETSSWMDTTGISPIHHENFDWSTMGAANSNKKVELSGGAYYKRGTGWGTEKDKVMTRFTLYKDMQRQKFVKTGTESYCVEYKWNGNCKTWGTRDTGYTELVSFSSWQGCVEARPHPYNTDDTTPSVGTPATLFVPMFAPDETDQTDSNSRPANNNWWKDGSTNSSAAVRQRYMPKYYTAAAEGTAAMGLDEGPNASCSTTAITPLVDVSGQTGIDKIKAAIDAMAPNGATNVPEGLAWGWRTVSGGEPFTEGRADTEKGNDKVVIVLTDGANTYYTPTSVTAHTYSGTYWNYGGNDLAGSKAIYSAFGYLVPYTNAYTYGRLFLGTTSAITKTDYSNANYSKAMDEHLATTCTNAKNKNVIIMTVALDLDATKGTTAEKAATQAQIDGLTNCASFSRIRDEKLFWNTKGGDLAETFRKIADELSNLRIVG; encoded by the coding sequence ATGATCCGGCATTTCCGCAGGAATGAGAGCGGCCAGTTTGCGATGATGACGGCGATCCTGTCCGTCCCGCTGCTGGGCGGTCTCGCTTTCGCCGTCGACTTCACTGAAATGAACCGCCAGCGGGTAGACGTTCTCAACGCCCTCGACGCCGCCGGCATCGCGACGGCCCGGCAGGCCATCACGGGCGCGACCGACGCCCAACTGATCGACTACGCCGGCGATTTCTTCGAGGCGAACCTGAACGCCGTCGATCCCGCCGACACCACGCTTTCCGTCATCCTGCCCCAGAACAACACCGGTGGCGGGACGCTCAAGATGTCGGCGACGCTGACATACAGACCCTATTTCTTCGCGGCCTTTACGAACCTGGTCCACCATGTCACCGGCGCCTCCACGGAAATCAACTTCACCGAGCACACCGAGATCAAGCTGAAGAACACGCTTGAGGTCGCACTCGTGCTCGACAATTCGGGCTCGATGGATTTTGTCGGCACTGGCTCCGGGCAGAAGCGGATCGATCTCCTCAAGGCCGCCGCCAAGCAACTGGTCGACACGATCTCGGCCCAGGCGGCGCAGATGAAACAGGTCGACAAGCCGGTGCAGTTCTCGCTGGTGCCGTTCGCCGCCTCGGTCAATGTCGGCGCGAGCCATGAGACGTCGAGCTGGATGGACACGACCGGCATTTCGCCGATCCACCACGAGAACTTCGACTGGTCGACGATGGGCGCGGCGAATTCGAACAAGAAGGTCGAACTCAGCGGCGGCGCCTACTACAAGCGCGGCACCGGATGGGGGACGGAAAAGGACAAGGTGATGACCCGGTTCACCTTGTACAAGGACATGCAGCGGCAAAAGTTCGTTAAGACCGGAACGGAAAGCTACTGCGTCGAGTACAAGTGGAACGGAAACTGCAAGACGTGGGGCACGCGCGACACCGGTTATACAGAGCTGGTGAGCTTCTCGTCCTGGCAAGGCTGCGTCGAGGCACGGCCTCATCCCTACAATACCGACGACACAACCCCAAGCGTGGGCACGCCGGCGACGCTGTTCGTCCCGATGTTCGCGCCCGATGAGACCGACCAGACCGACAGCAACAGCCGCCCGGCAAACAACAACTGGTGGAAGGACGGATCGACGAATTCGAGCGCCGCGGTGCGTCAGCGTTACATGCCGAAATACTACACAGCGGCCGCCGAAGGCACGGCGGCGATGGGGCTGGACGAGGGCCCGAACGCAAGCTGCTCGACCACGGCGATCACGCCTCTCGTGGACGTCTCCGGCCAGACCGGCATCGACAAGATCAAGGCGGCCATCGATGCGATGGCCCCCAACGGTGCGACGAACGTGCCGGAAGGGCTGGCCTGGGGCTGGCGCACCGTCTCGGGCGGAGAACCCTTCACCGAGGGCCGCGCCGACACCGAGAAAGGCAATGACAAGGTCGTCATCGTGCTGACCGACGGCGCCAACACCTACTACACGCCGACCTCCGTCACCGCGCACACCTATTCAGGCACCTACTGGAACTACGGCGGCAACGATCTCGCCGGCTCCAAGGCGATCTATTCGGCCTTCGGCTATCTCGTGCCCTACACCAACGCCTACACCTATGGCCGGCTGTTCCTCGGCACCACCAGTGCGATCACCAAGACGGACTACTCCAACGCCAACTATTCAAAGGCGATGGACGAGCATCTCGCCACGACCTGCACCAACGCGAAGAACAAGAACGTCATCATCATGACGGTCGCGCTCGATCTGGACGCGACGAAGGGAACCACGGCGGAGAAGGCGGCGACGCAGGCGCAGATCGACGGACTAACCAACTGCGCGTCCTTCTCGCGCATCCGAGACGAGAAGCTGTTCTGGAACACGAAGGGCGGCGACCTGGCTGAAACGTTCAGGAAGATCGCCGACGAACTGTCCAACCTGCGCATCGTCGGCTGA
- a CDS encoding EAL domain-containing protein: MRYIAIIAAALIICAGLALAAAGPAALWPFLTLVALLLAAFAAVLAAYLFLKAERMQGDIDRLAHTLDGALKELAAGNERNSLTLGALTATIDRQIGGMLDRIDTHSDAPTEAAAAPPAENRDDPAGQGAGERKPAAKPALGATLPAGWADRELELSLEPIVSVSQGAAAGFEVLAHLVLEDGTERIVRGLSPAIAPADLAAFELALVKAAMHASRRQLGADSSRLPLHVAVSAAMLGDAAALEEVCGLLDLHAGLARGLIFSIPAELFTTKDKPVQHSIVRLAVSGAALAAEGWPTEENGLERLKLQGVRIVKLAADRLLDRERVRRKAVPGADLAELIGRSGMTIVATDVATDEDAVALLDLGVDLMRGECFSPPRKLKSSPPGGSATLPAR; this comes from the coding sequence ATGCGATATATCGCGATCATCGCGGCGGCGCTCATCATCTGCGCCGGGCTCGCGCTCGCGGCGGCCGGCCCGGCGGCGCTCTGGCCTTTCCTCACCCTCGTGGCGCTGCTGCTCGCTGCGTTCGCGGCCGTGCTGGCGGCATATCTGTTTCTCAAGGCGGAACGGATGCAGGGCGACATCGACCGCCTCGCCCACACGCTCGATGGCGCGCTCAAGGAGCTTGCCGCAGGCAACGAGCGGAACTCGCTCACGCTCGGGGCGCTCACCGCGACGATCGACCGGCAGATCGGCGGCATGCTCGACCGGATCGACACCCACTCGGACGCTCCCACGGAAGCCGCGGCCGCCCCGCCGGCCGAGAACCGCGACGACCCGGCCGGGCAGGGAGCGGGCGAGCGCAAGCCTGCGGCGAAGCCGGCCTTGGGAGCGACGCTGCCCGCCGGATGGGCCGATCGCGAACTCGAGCTCAGCCTGGAGCCGATCGTGTCGGTGTCTCAGGGCGCGGCGGCCGGCTTCGAGGTGCTTGCGCATCTCGTGCTGGAGGACGGAACCGAGCGCATCGTGCGGGGATTGTCGCCGGCCATCGCCCCGGCCGATCTCGCCGCATTCGAGCTCGCGCTGGTCAAGGCCGCCATGCATGCGAGCCGCCGGCAGCTGGGCGCCGATAGCTCCAGGCTTCCCCTGCACGTCGCCGTCTCGGCGGCGATGCTCGGCGACGCGGCGGCGCTTGAAGAGGTCTGCGGCCTGCTCGACCTGCATGCCGGACTGGCCAGGGGACTGATCTTCTCGATCCCCGCCGAGCTCTTCACCACCAAAGACAAGCCTGTCCAGCACAGCATCGTAAGGCTGGCCGTGTCGGGTGCCGCACTTGCGGCCGAGGGCTGGCCCACCGAGGAGAACGGGCTGGAGCGGCTCAAGCTGCAGGGCGTGCGCATCGTCAAGCTTGCCGCGGACCGGCTGCTCGATCGCGAGCGCGTCCGGCGCAAGGCCGTGCCGGGAGCGGATCTCGCCGAACTCATCGGCAGGTCGGGCATGACCATCGTCGCGACCGACGTCGCCACGGACGAGGACGCAGTCGCCCTCCTCGACCTCGGCGTGGACCTGATGCGAGGCGAGTGCTTCTCGCCGCCCCGCAAGCTGAAGTCATCGCCGCCCGGCGGTTCTGCCACGCTTCCTGCGCGATGA
- a CDS encoding TIGR01459 family HAD-type hydrolase, whose translation MAHRADRIGSLQDIEGRYGVILSDVWGVVHNGVRAFPDASQALAAARSRGLAVVLITNAPRPRGEVQAQLDILGVPRDAYDRIVTSGDVTRDLITEGARKIFHIGPERDLSIYDGLDVELVEEFEALTVVCTGLFDDDTETPEDYADMLRRLRARDLPFVCANPDIVVEKGDRLIWCAGALARDYAQLGGRTRIAGKPHRPIYIAALQAAAEVLGRDVSERDALAIGDGVLTDVKGAEQNGIDILYVTGGIHAREYGETLEPDPAMLAAFLEKHGHHPVAVIPRLR comes from the coding sequence ATGGCCCATCGCGCGGACAGGATCGGCTCGCTTCAGGACATCGAGGGACGCTATGGCGTCATCCTTTCCGATGTCTGGGGTGTGGTCCACAACGGCGTCCGCGCCTTTCCGGACGCATCGCAGGCGCTGGCAGCGGCGCGTTCGCGAGGACTGGCCGTGGTGCTGATCACCAACGCGCCGCGTCCGCGGGGTGAGGTGCAGGCGCAGCTCGACATTCTCGGCGTGCCGCGCGACGCGTATGACCGCATCGTCACGTCGGGGGACGTGACGCGTGACCTGATCACGGAAGGAGCGCGCAAGATCTTTCACATCGGCCCCGAGCGCGACCTGTCGATCTATGACGGGCTCGACGTGGAGCTCGTCGAGGAGTTCGAGGCACTGACCGTCGTTTGCACGGGCCTGTTCGACGACGACACCGAAACGCCGGAAGACTATGCCGACATGCTGCGGCGCCTGCGCGCGCGCGACCTCCCCTTCGTCTGCGCCAATCCGGACATCGTGGTGGAAAAGGGTGACCGGCTGATCTGGTGCGCCGGGGCGCTGGCGCGCGACTACGCCCAGCTCGGCGGCCGCACCCGAATTGCCGGCAAACCGCACCGCCCGATCTATATCGCGGCGCTGCAGGCGGCCGCCGAGGTTCTCGGCCGCGACGTTTCTGAGCGCGACGCGCTGGCGATCGGCGACGGCGTCCTGACCGACGTGAAGGGCGCCGAACAGAACGGCATCGACATCCTCTACGTGACCGGCGGCATCCATGCGCGCGAATACGGCGAGACGCTGGAGCCCGATCCGGCGATGCTGGCCGCGTTCCTGGAGAAGCACGGCCACCATCCTGTTGCCGTCATCCCGAGGCTGCGCTGA